One Sphingobacteriales bacterium DNA window includes the following coding sequences:
- a CDS encoding T9SS type B sorting domain-containing protein, which yields MPLIKAKKVFISILLLTGALFIANASSIPEEKIHPENYSRQTFSESQSPPPCEAVFDSIFASSCGNYIFNNSTYSLSGIYYDTLQKYDGCDSIIVLIVSIFPMPVADFSINQYSQCYDEQNFVFTDNSSLSGDVFLNKYWVFNNDTFFNKKTYSPKLPEPGIYEIDLYVITSHHCRDSIKKYFSVRPSPDAYFTVNDTIQCENDNLFIFKVRQKNLQYYWHFGDDKVCYTKDSVVMHHYDNDGVKVVMLIAVNDSGCTNIVSRTIKIHPAPRAKFKITSDTAQCLSGNYFSFSNETTISDGIIYYNWNWGDYTTCPDPLPTHTYYFDSVFTIRLIAISDKKCSDSTEKKVIVYPDPVMDFTYSTLCPEKEIRFYSKCTIKPGYQIVSWFWDFGYGNVTSQNKDPNFLYLSPGEYPVIHQATSDKGCTAEIIKTLKIPGKTHQNEIVRATIIDQKPLIEWLPPDSGLVKSFTLEKSVNGNDFKPFKILNANVFSAYDDSCDVNKTSYYYRISLTDSCNNIVLSKNVGKPVLLQPDTNEALNLLKWTAYQSWPWGVSSYQVEAAPCLSPACVSYISENEFIPIGFVSPAANPGIDYSFRDNHSQFDADYYCYRIIAMRNPDQLESASNIVCTPTSFRLFIPNSFTPNGDNLNEVFLSVGAFITEFQLIIFNSWGEKVFESNRLNEGWDGTLSGNPCQDGIYYYHLTAKGTNGIAKYYYGTISLLR from the coding sequence ATGCCTCTCATTAAAGCAAAAAAGGTATTTATTTCAATTCTGTTGCTGACAGGGGCTTTGTTCATTGCAAATGCATCTTCTATTCCGGAGGAAAAAATACATCCTGAAAATTATAGTCGGCAAACTTTTTCTGAGTCTCAGTCCCCTCCTCCTTGCGAAGCGGTTTTTGACAGTATTTTTGCCAGTTCGTGCGGAAATTATATTTTTAATAACTCAACATACTCTTTATCAGGAATTTATTACGATACACTTCAGAAGTATGACGGCTGTGATAGTATTATTGTATTAATTGTGAGCATTTTTCCCATGCCTGTGGCAGATTTCAGCATCAATCAATATTCTCAATGCTATGATGAACAGAATTTTGTATTCACTGATAATTCTTCACTTTCGGGTGATGTTTTCCTGAATAAGTACTGGGTATTTAATAATGACACCTTCTTTAACAAGAAAACATATTCACCGAAATTACCTGAACCTGGCATTTATGAAATTGATTTATATGTCATCACATCACATCATTGCCGCGACAGCATTAAAAAATATTTTTCGGTAAGGCCTTCGCCTGATGCTTATTTTACTGTTAACGATACCATTCAATGCGAAAATGACAATCTTTTCATTTTTAAAGTCAGGCAGAAAAATCTGCAGTATTACTGGCATTTCGGGGATGATAAGGTCTGCTATACCAAAGACAGTGTCGTAATGCATCATTATGATAATGATGGAGTTAAGGTTGTCATGTTGATAGCGGTGAATGATTCCGGATGTACTAACATTGTATCCCGGACGATAAAAATTCATCCCGCTCCCAGAGCAAAATTCAAAATAACAAGTGATACTGCCCAATGCCTGAGCGGTAATTATTTTTCATTTTCCAACGAAACAACCATTTCGGATGGGATCATTTATTACAACTGGAATTGGGGCGACTATACCACCTGCCCCGATCCCCTGCCGACACACACTTATTATTTCGATTCAGTATTTACCATAAGGCTTATTGCTATTTCAGATAAAAAATGCAGTGATTCAACGGAGAAAAAAGTAATAGTTTATCCTGACCCTGTTATGGATTTCACCTACTCTACGCTATGCCCCGAAAAAGAAATACGTTTTTACTCAAAATGCACCATAAAGCCGGGCTATCAGATTGTTTCCTGGTTTTGGGATTTCGGTTACGGTAATGTTACTTCTCAGAACAAGGACCCTAATTTCCTGTATCTGAGTCCGGGAGAATATCCTGTCATTCATCAGGCAACCTCTGACAAGGGTTGTACAGCAGAAATCATTAAAACTCTGAAAATTCCGGGCAAAACTCATCAGAATGAAATTGTCAGGGCTACCATCATCGATCAGAAACCGCTTATTGAGTGGCTACCTCCGGATAGCGGATTGGTAAAATCATTTACACTTGAGAAATCAGTAAACGGAAACGATTTTAAACCTTTTAAAATTCTGAATGCCAATGTATTTTCTGCTTATGACGATTCATGCGATGTAAATAAAACAAGCTATTACTACAGAATCAGTTTAACTGACAGTTGTAATAATATCGTTTTGTCAAAAAATGTCGGGAAACCTGTTTTATTGCAGCCAGATACAAATGAAGCACTAAACTTATTAAAATGGACAGCTTATCAGAGCTGGCCATGGGGAGTTTCATCCTATCAGGTTGAAGCAGCACCATGCTTAAGTCCTGCTTGTGTTTCCTACATCAGTGAGAATGAGTTCATTCCCATCGGCTTTGTCAGTCCTGCTGCCAATCCCGGCATCGACTATAGTTTCAGAGATAATCATTCACAATTCGATGCTGACTATTATTGTTACCGTATCATTGCAATGAGAAATCCTGATCAGCTTGAATCGGCTTCTAATATTGTCTGTACACCTACATCATTCCGTTTATTCATTCCCAATTCATTTACCCCAAACGGAGATAATCTGAATGAGGTCTTTTTGTCTGTTGGTGCATTTATTACTGAATTTCAATTGATTATCTTTAACTCATGGGGAGAAAAAGTATTTGAAAGCAATAGGTTAAATGAAGGATGGGATGGTACCCTGAGTGGAAATCCTTGTCAGGATGGAATCTATTATTATCATTTAACAGCAAAAGGTACCAATGGAATAGCCAAATATTATTACGGTACCATTTCACTTCTGAGGTAA
- a CDS encoding N-6 DNA methylase: protein MKKNLTLIESARQLGVSSATILNWEKQGYLNGIRADKGVFFSFSEIVNLQKKIESGLIGRLNSRANKKNSNKTFIPDEHFDHPEDTHKIKLIYEYIIENQLNINESIFCLCLNHLISSGLLLKLPFRELLKLYNKKSNNINVIQELNLWQTHLDFEKKTDLYQQLLDFQLPEISDPIGVIYQSLTSSGEKSKNGSFYTPKQICDEMAGEYLNKIKGNAKILDLCCGSGQFLLAAGERIKKLGRLLKPTCLWGYDIDPVAVQIARINLMILFSDFDFNPNIYQRNFIYNYSLDDHSRKYRKFDLILGNPPWGAEFRHEQLTFLKEYYPEILSMESYSYFIFIGLNLLQEGGYLSYLLPESILNIKTHKDIRAFILKNAEIRKIKNYNRVFSGVFSPVVRIDLEKKNPEKAYLASVENGRQYFISPIRFLRNDQFIFDIHNTEEDVRLLEKIWAFPHITLTGNADWVLGIVTGDNSKFLAKIKKKGYQKILKGVDIQPFRIKTASNFIFYDPSQLQQASPLYKFKAKEKLIYRFISNRLVFAYDTGKHLTLNSANAVIPKLKDYPMKVIACLFNSELYQFIFRQKYFTHKVLRSHLESLPLPVLPQETLKQIEKLHDRIVLSTMDEKLFEIRYNELNQLVYNIFQLNENEIQLVRKRLK from the coding sequence ATGAAAAAGAATCTGACTTTAATTGAATCAGCCCGTCAGCTGGGGGTTTCTTCAGCAACGATTTTAAACTGGGAAAAACAAGGTTATTTGAATGGCATCCGTGCCGATAAAGGAGTTTTCTTCAGTTTTTCTGAAATAGTAAACCTTCAGAAAAAAATTGAAAGCGGACTGATCGGGCGTCTTAATTCCAGAGCCAATAAAAAAAATTCGAACAAAACTTTTATTCCTGATGAACATTTCGACCATCCTGAAGATACGCATAAAATAAAACTTATTTACGAATACATCATTGAAAATCAGTTAAATATCAATGAAAGCATTTTCTGTCTTTGTTTAAATCACCTTATTTCATCCGGTTTATTACTGAAGCTTCCTTTCAGGGAATTGCTTAAACTATACAACAAGAAAAGTAATAATATCAACGTCATTCAGGAGCTTAATCTCTGGCAGACACACCTTGATTTTGAGAAAAAGACTGACCTGTATCAACAATTGCTTGATTTTCAGCTCCCAGAGATAAGCGATCCCATCGGTGTTATTTATCAGTCGCTGACATCTTCGGGTGAAAAGTCAAAAAACGGGTCATTTTATACGCCAAAACAAATATGCGATGAAATGGCTGGAGAATACCTCAACAAAATCAAGGGTAATGCTAAAATACTGGATTTGTGCTGCGGAAGCGGTCAGTTTTTACTGGCTGCTGGCGAAAGAATTAAAAAACTGGGACGCCTGCTGAAGCCAACCTGCCTTTGGGGTTATGATATTGATCCGGTTGCTGTTCAGATAGCACGCATTAATCTGATGATACTTTTCAGCGATTTTGACTTTAATCCGAATATTTATCAAAGAAATTTCATTTACAATTATTCGCTTGACGATCATAGCAGAAAATACAGAAAATTTGACCTGATTTTGGGCAATCCGCCATGGGGGGCTGAATTCCGCCACGAACAGCTGACTTTTCTGAAAGAATATTACCCGGAAATACTCAGCATGGAATCATATTCCTATTTTATCTTTATCGGACTTAACCTTCTTCAGGAAGGAGGTTATCTTTCCTATTTGCTTCCTGAATCCATTCTGAATATCAAAACCCATAAAGACATCAGGGCATTTATCTTAAAAAATGCAGAAATCAGGAAAATTAAAAATTATAACCGCGTATTTTCAGGTGTTTTCAGTCCGGTTGTCAGGATTGATCTGGAGAAAAAAAATCCGGAGAAAGCCTATCTTGCTTCTGTCGAAAACGGGAGACAGTACTTTATTTCCCCTATTCGCTTTTTACGGAACGACCAGTTTATCTTTGATATTCATAACACAGAGGAAGATGTCAGATTACTGGAAAAAATCTGGGCTTTTCCCCATATTACCCTAACAGGAAATGCTGACTGGGTATTGGGAATTGTAACAGGAGACAACTCGAAGTTTTTAGCTAAAATCAAAAAGAAAGGCTATCAGAAAATTCTTAAAGGTGTTGATATTCAGCCCTTCAGAATAAAAACTGCTTCAAATTTCATCTTTTACGACCCGAGTCAACTGCAACAGGCTTCTCCTTTATATAAATTCAAGGCAAAAGAAAAACTCATTTACCGTTTTATTTCTAACAGGCTTGTGTTTGCCTATGATACGGGAAAACACCTGACGCTTAACAGTGCCAATGCTGTGATCCCCAAACTAAAAGATTATCCGATGAAAGTCATTGCCTGTTTATTTAATTCCGAGCTCTATCAGTTTATTTTCAGACAAAAATATTTTACCCATAAAGTGTTGCGGAGCCACCTTGAAAGCCTGCCACTGCCCGTTTTACCTCAGGAAACCTTGAAGCAAATAGAAAAGCTGCATGACAGAATCGTACTTTCAACGATGGATGAAAAATTGTTTGAAATCAGATATAATGAACTCAACCAACTGGTTTACAATATTTTTCAGCTAAATGAAAATGAGATTCAGCTTGTCAGAAAGCGGCTGAAGTAA
- a CDS encoding PorP/SprF family type IX secretion system membrane protein, with product MSIDTKTFHTFFIIIVFTRLNVFAQDIHFSQFFLSPVSLNPALSGNHSGEWRLADVYRNQWFTLKYPFKSHYFSFDKQLFLRKNKLSYGLSLVDDNSGDDVYHLSKYFLNLSWHPDLGKNHFHLGVQTGYVIRKYDLTKLTFPDQYDKISGYYDPTFPTADAGLSQKIDYYDLNAGISWNKSFHNIRPEAGIAFFHINRPEESFNNRQNFLPLRKTAFFRLSFPLSEKWIVTPSWMFSEMNKASEMLSGFYFNFKTNQLKNSLKSINTGVFLRNGFDRNVDALIFMTGLSYRKFDLGLGYDINISGLGKYTTYQGAVEITLIYTAINKVFDQYKIPCERF from the coding sequence TTGAGCATTGATACAAAAACGTTTCACACATTTTTCATCATTATAGTATTTACCAGATTGAATGTTTTTGCTCAGGACATTCATTTTTCCCAATTTTTTTTGTCTCCTGTTTCCCTTAACCCTGCTCTTTCGGGGAATCATTCCGGGGAATGGAGACTGGCAGATGTCTATCGAAATCAATGGTTTACGTTGAAATACCCCTTTAAAAGCCATTATTTTTCATTTGATAAACAATTGTTCCTCAGAAAAAATAAGTTAAGCTATGGCTTGAGTCTGGTTGATGACAACAGTGGTGATGATGTTTATCACCTGTCAAAGTATTTTCTCAACCTCTCATGGCATCCTGATCTGGGGAAAAACCATTTTCATCTGGGCGTTCAGACAGGATATGTCATAAGAAAGTATGATTTAACCAAACTGACTTTTCCTGACCAGTATGATAAAATTTCAGGTTATTATGACCCGACTTTCCCGACAGCTGATGCGGGTTTAAGCCAAAAGATTGATTATTATGATCTTAATGCTGGTATTTCCTGGAATAAGTCGTTCCACAATATCAGGCCTGAAGCAGGAATTGCCTTTTTCCATATCAACAGGCCTGAGGAATCATTTAATAACAGGCAGAATTTTTTACCTCTCAGAAAAACAGCTTTCTTCAGACTTTCTTTCCCTTTATCAGAAAAATGGATTGTAACTCCTTCGTGGATGTTTTCTGAAATGAATAAAGCTTCTGAGATGCTTTCGGGATTTTATTTTAATTTCAAAACCAATCAATTGAAAAACAGTTTAAAATCCATCAATACCGGGGTATTTCTCAGAAATGGCTTTGACAGAAATGTAGATGCCCTGATATTTATGACCGGATTGAGTTACAGGAAATTTGACCTTGGACTTGGCTATGACATCAATATCTCAGGTCTTGGAAAATATACTACTTATCAGGGAGCTGTTGAGATTACGCTGATTTACACGGCAATTAATAAGGTTTTTGATCAATACAAAATTCCTTGTGAAAGATTCTGA
- a CDS encoding DoxX family membrane protein has protein sequence MKILGWIGRIIFGLAFMGFGINHFRKTEKIAGYIPDYIPWHTFWVYFTGIAFILAGISIAIHYKSKIAAIALAAMIFLFIVILYLPDMMSSKMAIVNYGAFIGAALFVAANSKS, from the coding sequence ATGAAAATTTTAGGCTGGATTGGAAGAATTATTTTTGGACTGGCATTTATGGGGTTCGGAATTAATCATTTCAGGAAAACAGAAAAAATTGCAGGATATATTCCCGATTACATTCCCTGGCATACGTTCTGGGTATATTTTACAGGTATTGCATTTATTCTTGCCGGAATCAGCATTGCCATTCATTATAAGTCAAAAATTGCAGCCATTGCCCTTGCAGCTATGATTTTCCTTTTTATTGTCATTCTCTATCTGCCCGACATGATGTCGTCAAAAATGGCAATTGTTAATTATGGTGCTTTTATTGGAGCCGCTCTGTTTGTGGCTGCCAATTCAAAAAGCTGA
- a CDS encoding OmpA family protein, which produces MKIYISYSFSVLFVFFLIFSAFSQTADELSAARNKKLGLRYEMMGDKYSAIEQYSAFLKKKPENRYYLNKVAHLYLETRNYLLAEIYFEKALKLSPHPKPELMFSYARVLKMNGKYEEARKVFTSYRKKVRPGGRNEVFRKQAKIEIEGCDLILNNLLNDTTRLTEIRILDTTVNKLHTDFAPFPIDEKSFIYSSVRTDRAVYFSSVSESFSEYSSFYKAIAENGNWKGGMKLSDSFNLMKKNVGNPYICPHGNRIYFTVCESDENHQIICSIWYSEKNGNNWTAPVKLPKTINKPGTTNTQPAAGFEPRQNREVLYFVSNRKGGKGGLDIWYSILDPKTNEYTEPKNCGSKINTPMNEATPFIDLNTNKFYFSSDGLAGIGGYDVFSTVGALRKWEEPKNAGIPINSSADDLWYRTFPHNPDKGFIVSNRGGGTSMAGITCCDDIYEFTVKQSIFLKISGRVISFENLNKELYIEEFIDKPFKKLPSEGKLLDSATVSLFVVSGNEEILVKPFITNAEGMYLFRLEPGYSYKMTASKNGYFSSNYSLSTKNINHSDSFFHDFVLRKIPVKPLIVKNIYYLFDKYTLTDSAKAVIDSTIYQLMIENPEITVEISSHTDSKGSDSYNMTLSQKRAQSVVNYLIKKGISPDRLIARGYGESQPVAPNEFEDGSDNPEGRAKNRRTEFKVTGIKQDYQSFMYED; this is translated from the coding sequence ATGAAAATTTATATTTCATATAGTTTTTCCGTTCTGTTTGTCTTTTTTCTGATATTTTCAGCATTCAGCCAGACAGCAGATGAACTTTCTGCTGCCAGAAATAAAAAACTGGGATTACGATATGAAATGATGGGTGATAAATATTCAGCTATTGAACAATATTCAGCATTTCTTAAAAAGAAGCCTGAAAACAGGTATTATCTCAACAAAGTAGCTCATCTTTACCTTGAAACCAGAAATTACTTGCTGGCTGAGATTTATTTCGAAAAAGCCCTGAAACTTTCTCCCCATCCTAAGCCTGAACTGATGTTCTCCTATGCCAGAGTATTGAAGATGAACGGAAAATATGAGGAAGCAAGGAAGGTTTTTACTTCCTACAGGAAAAAGGTCAGGCCGGGTGGCAGAAATGAAGTTTTCAGAAAACAGGCTAAAATAGAAATTGAAGGTTGTGATTTGATTTTGAATAACTTATTGAACGATACAACCCGTCTCACAGAAATCAGAATCCTTGATACAACAGTCAATAAATTACATACTGATTTTGCTCCCTTCCCGATTGATGAAAAAAGTTTTATTTACTCTTCTGTCAGAACCGACCGTGCGGTTTATTTCAGCTCAGTCAGCGAAAGTTTTTCTGAATACAGCAGCTTTTACAAGGCAATTGCAGAAAACGGAAACTGGAAAGGTGGAATGAAGCTCAGTGATTCTTTTAATCTGATGAAGAAGAATGTGGGTAACCCCTATATCTGCCCGCATGGGAACCGTATTTATTTTACTGTTTGCGAAAGTGATGAAAATCATCAGATAATATGTTCCATCTGGTATTCTGAGAAAAACGGAAATAATTGGACAGCTCCGGTAAAGCTCCCGAAAACGATTAATAAGCCCGGGACAACTAATACACAGCCGGCAGCAGGTTTTGAACCCAGGCAGAACAGAGAAGTACTTTACTTTGTCAGCAACAGAAAAGGCGGAAAAGGTGGCCTCGATATCTGGTACAGTATTCTTGATCCCAAAACCAATGAATATACTGAGCCAAAAAACTGCGGGAGTAAAATCAACACGCCCATGAACGAGGCTACTCCCTTTATCGATCTGAATACCAATAAGTTTTATTTCAGTTCCGATGGCCTTGCCGGAATTGGAGGCTATGATGTTTTTAGTACAGTGGGTGCCCTGCGGAAATGGGAAGAGCCTAAAAATGCTGGTATTCCCATCAACAGCAGCGCTGATGACCTCTGGTACAGAACTTTTCCACATAACCCCGATAAAGGCTTTATCGTTTCAAACAGAGGAGGGGGAACTTCCATGGCAGGTATTACCTGCTGTGATGATATCTATGAATTTACAGTAAAACAATCAATATTTCTCAAAATATCGGGAAGGGTGATTTCTTTTGAAAACCTGAACAAAGAACTGTACATTGAAGAATTTATTGATAAACCTTTTAAAAAACTTCCCTCCGAAGGGAAACTGCTCGATAGTGCCACAGTATCATTGTTTGTCGTTTCAGGAAATGAGGAAATTCTGGTTAAACCATTCATCACCAATGCAGAAGGGATGTATCTGTTCAGGCTCGAACCCGGCTATTCCTACAAAATGACTGCCTCCAAAAATGGGTACTTTTCGTCAAATTATTCATTATCAACAAAGAACATTAACCATTCTGATTCATTTTTCCATGATTTCGTTCTGAGAAAAATACCGGTTAAACCATTGATTGTCAAAAACATTTATTATCTTTTCGACAAATATACGTTGACAGATTCTGCAAAAGCTGTCATTGATTCCACTATTTATCAGTTAATGATTGAGAATCCTGAAATTACTGTTGAAATTAGCTCTCACACCGACAGTAAGGGAAGTGACAGCTACAACATGACGCTTTCTCAAAAAAGAGCCCAAAGTGTGGTTAATTACCTGATTAAGAAAGGGATAAGTCCGGATAGGCTGATTGCCAGAGGATATGGGGAAAGTCAGCCGGTTGCTCCGAATGAATTTGAAGATGGTAGCGATAATCCCGAAGGCAGGGCAAAAAACAGAAGAACTGAATTCAAAGTAACGGGAATCAAACAGGATTATCAGTCGTTCATGTATGAAGATTAA